Proteins from one Listeria weihenstephanensis genomic window:
- a CDS encoding ring-cleaving dioxygenase: MELRGIHHISIITKNARANFDFYTKVLGLRLVKKTVNQDDPYTYHLYYADEIGNPGTTVTFFEIPQANRGSKGYNSIARMGLRVPNDEALAYWEERLTMFHVKHEGVYEQFDRKVLDFEDVDGLSIQLISDRKNKGVAGGNPWKESPVPVEFAIVGLGPVLFSTLKKEKTDRVLTKVLGFDRIGAYEDDERLVTVFQVGEGGSGAEVQLEANFKDPHAVEGIGSVHHVAFRVANDTELREWIEYIQDLGYPNSGFVDRHYFHSFYFREENGILIELATDGPGFNTDFAKEHGTYVELPPALEERRADIEAHLTELDSDK; the protein is encoded by the coding sequence ATGGAATTAAGAGGAATACATCATATCTCGATTATTACGAAGAATGCACGAGCTAATTTTGATTTTTATACGAAGGTTTTAGGTTTACGTTTGGTGAAAAAGACGGTGAATCAAGATGACCCGTACACGTATCATTTATATTATGCGGATGAGATTGGGAATCCTGGTACGACAGTTACATTTTTTGAAATTCCGCAGGCTAATCGGGGAAGTAAGGGTTATAATTCGATCGCCAGAATGGGCTTGCGTGTCCCGAATGATGAGGCGCTAGCTTACTGGGAAGAGCGTTTAACAATGTTTCACGTGAAACATGAGGGCGTTTATGAGCAATTTGATCGTAAGGTTTTAGACTTTGAAGATGTGGATGGATTGTCTATTCAGCTTATTTCGGATCGCAAAAATAAAGGTGTTGCTGGCGGGAATCCGTGGAAAGAAAGCCCGGTTCCAGTAGAATTCGCGATTGTGGGGCTTGGTCCTGTTTTGTTTTCGACGTTGAAAAAAGAGAAGACAGATCGTGTTTTGACAAAGGTTCTAGGTTTCGATCGGATTGGCGCGTATGAAGATGACGAGCGTTTAGTTACGGTTTTTCAAGTTGGGGAAGGTGGATCTGGCGCGGAGGTTCAGTTAGAGGCTAATTTTAAGGATCCGCATGCTGTTGAGGGGATCGGTAGCGTGCATCATGTGGCGTTTCGGGTAGCAAATGATACGGAGTTGCGGGAATGGATTGAGTATATTCAAGATCTTGGTTATCCGAATTCTGGTTTTGTTGACCGCCATTATTTCCATTCGTTTTATTTTAGGGAGGAAAATGGTATTCTGATCGAGCTTGCAACGGATGGGCCTGGCTTTAATACGGATTTTGCAAAAGAGCATGGCACGTATGTTGAGCTTCCGCCTGCACTGGAAGAGCGGCGTGCGGATATTGAGGCGCATTTAACAGAGCTTGATAGCGACAAATAA
- a CDS encoding ATP-binding cassette domain-containing protein, with translation MHIIRNGIYILSGKNGAGKTTLAKDILAGNRSICCMMKQDDNQILEQETVLTNITMNVLSEEMVISFLKNHKLDYLLTKKSKYLSGGEKRLVNLLRVILSEQEVLILDEPSNDLDIVVFEKVKQIIYQVSQRKKILLITHDDRFTEYQKRLTIENGEIYDETGQLVTGKIHFDKKNEIKREIKLKPRKTYFLHVFYLLCTILFAVCLIILLVINNEDEKPTSKKGTYQLAALYSSNSSLYIDKESINTLLVQSATKFNKSKFFNDEKRINEDEYIEQSIKLKKDTYKNLFYLELYNPSSKEFIDTKAIMVDDLRRYLKLSEDTEVIVDDGTYFKNNKNPSLYVADNSILTEDFLAKAEQLGYRIKYNKALVKNQIEMEFSPILYSKVLSEVKQNDVLLTEAQVELKKDDSFYDFLAANKLYAKKILIKGYEPEILNAEVNKYSSSLELIKKVLLFIGLLLVVLFILLYMYEANYKNSYSTLAFYGYDEKELVNFRKKAYMIAEFKLFSIIVVAIVILGMWVLTHSFLIASIIVVPTIFNIIASIIIPKTVKYSIRKVNL, from the coding sequence TTGCATATAATTCGAAATGGTATATACATATTAAGTGGTAAAAATGGAGCAGGGAAAACTACGTTAGCAAAGGATATATTAGCAGGTAACAGAAGTATATGCTGCATGATGAAACAAGATGATAATCAAATCTTAGAACAAGAAACAGTTTTAACTAACATTACAATGAATGTGTTATCAGAAGAAATGGTTATCAGTTTTTTGAAAAATCATAAGTTGGACTACCTGTTAACTAAAAAAAGTAAATATTTAAGTGGTGGCGAAAAAAGATTAGTGAATTTATTGAGAGTGATTTTATCAGAGCAAGAAGTTCTCATTCTTGATGAACCATCCAACGATTTAGATATAGTTGTTTTTGAAAAAGTAAAGCAAATTATTTATCAAGTATCACAAAGGAAAAAGATACTTTTAATAACACACGATGACCGATTTACAGAATACCAAAAAAGGCTAACTATTGAAAATGGAGAGATTTACGACGAAACAGGGCAGCTTGTTACTGGGAAAATTCACTTCGATAAAAAGAATGAGATAAAGCGAGAAATCAAATTAAAACCAAGAAAAACTTACTTTCTGCACGTGTTTTATCTGTTATGTACGATTTTATTTGCTGTTTGCTTGATAATCCTGTTAGTGATAAATAATGAGGATGAAAAGCCAACGAGCAAGAAGGGAACGTATCAGCTAGCGGCATTGTATAGTAGTAATTCGTCTTTATACATTGATAAGGAGTCTATTAATACGTTACTTGTGCAGTCGGCAACTAAATTCAATAAGAGTAAATTTTTTAATGACGAAAAGCGTATCAATGAAGATGAGTATATAGAACAGTCGATAAAATTGAAGAAGGATACGTATAAAAACTTATTTTATTTGGAGTTATATAACCCAAGTTCTAAGGAATTTATAGATACTAAGGCGATAATGGTCGATGATTTACGGCGTTATTTGAAACTTAGTGAGGATACGGAAGTAATTGTAGATGATGGAACTTATTTTAAAAACAATAAAAATCCATCACTATATGTAGCGGATAATTCCATATTGACAGAGGACTTTCTAGCTAAAGCAGAACAATTGGGATATCGGATTAAGTATAATAAAGCGCTAGTAAAGAATCAAATAGAGATGGAATTTAGCCCGATATTATATTCGAAAGTTCTATCTGAAGTTAAGCAGAATGATGTTTTACTAACAGAGGCTCAGGTGGAGTTAAAGAAAGATGATTCATTCTATGATTTTTTAGCAGCAAATAAGTTGTATGCAAAAAAAATACTGATTAAAGGCTATGAACCGGAAATATTAAACGCAGAAGTCAATAAATACAGTAGCTCCCTTGAATTAATCAAAAAAGTACTGCTCTTTATAGGCTTGCTATTAGTCGTGTTATTCATTTTGTTGTATATGTATGAGGCTAATTATAAAAATAGCTATAGTACCCTAGCTTTTTATGGATACGATGAAAAAGAATTAGTGAACTTCAGGAAAAAAGCATATATGATTGCTGAATTTAAACTGTTTTCTATCATTGTTGTAGCAATCGTAATATTAGGTATGTGGGTTTTAACACATTCTTTCCTTATCGCTAGCATTATCGTTGTGCCAACAATTTTTAATATAATTGCCTCTATTATAATTCCTAAAACTGTAAAATATAGCATCAGAAAGGTGAATTTATGA
- a CDS encoding glycoside hydrolase family 1 protein: MTEIKKQFPDGFLWGGATAANQVEGGFDLDGKGLSTADMVKFVPKEERGNGHALDVSSAEIEEILAGKSKARFPKRDGVDFYHRYKEDIALFAEMGFKTFRLSFNWARIFPNGDDLTPNEAGLKFYDNVIDELVKYGIEPLVTLSHYETPLGLTQKYNGWASREVIDHYVRYAETVMTRYKDKVKYWLTFNEINIIAISPYTGGGVVVDRVENPLEVSYQAAHHQFVASSKVVKLGHEINPDFEIGCMLARMETYPATNNPADILLAQHQNQMNLFFTDVQVGGYYPGFIKRYFAENNINIKMEDGDLELLKDYPVDYLSFSYYMTLSVSADPNQDVTGGNFMGGVKNEYLESSDWGWQIDPIGLRVTLNGLYDRYRVPLFIVENGLGAYDTVESDGAIHDPYRIDYLRKHIEQMKEAIADGVDLIGYTSWGPIDLISASTSEMSKRYGFIYVDQDDEGNGTLARSRKDSFFWYKKVIETNGEDLK; this comes from the coding sequence ATGACAGAAATCAAAAAGCAATTTCCAGATGGATTTTTATGGGGTGGCGCAACGGCTGCGAACCAAGTTGAAGGTGGCTTTGACCTAGATGGTAAAGGTCTTTCAACGGCTGATATGGTGAAGTTTGTTCCGAAAGAGGAGCGCGGTAATGGGCACGCGCTGGACGTGAGTTCGGCTGAGATCGAGGAAATTTTGGCGGGGAAATCGAAAGCTCGTTTTCCGAAGCGTGATGGTGTTGATTTTTACCATCGCTATAAAGAGGATATTGCGTTGTTTGCGGAAATGGGATTCAAGACGTTTCGTTTGTCGTTTAACTGGGCGCGGATTTTCCCGAATGGTGATGATTTAACGCCGAACGAGGCTGGTTTGAAATTTTACGATAATGTGATTGATGAGTTGGTGAAGTATGGTATTGAGCCGCTCGTGACGTTGTCGCATTATGAGACGCCGCTTGGTTTGACGCAGAAATATAATGGTTGGGCGAGTCGCGAGGTTATCGATCATTATGTGCGTTATGCGGAGACGGTGATGACGCGTTACAAGGATAAAGTGAAGTATTGGCTGACTTTCAATGAGATTAATATTATCGCGATTAGCCCGTACACTGGTGGTGGCGTGGTTGTTGATCGTGTAGAAAACCCGCTAGAAGTTTCTTATCAAGCAGCGCATCATCAATTTGTTGCGAGTTCGAAGGTTGTAAAATTGGGTCATGAGATTAATCCAGACTTCGAAATTGGCTGTATGTTAGCGCGTATGGAAACGTACCCGGCGACGAATAATCCAGCTGATATCTTGCTTGCTCAGCACCAAAATCAGATGAATCTATTTTTCACTGATGTTCAAGTGGGTGGTTATTATCCTGGTTTTATTAAACGCTATTTTGCGGAAAATAATATTAATATCAAAATGGAAGACGGCGATTTGGAGCTTTTGAAAGATTATCCGGTTGATTATTTGTCATTCAGTTACTACATGACATTATCTGTTTCGGCGGATCCAAATCAAGATGTGACAGGCGGAAACTTCATGGGCGGCGTTAAAAATGAATACTTGGAAAGCTCTGACTGGGGTTGGCAAATTGATCCGATCGGTTTGCGTGTGACGTTGAACGGCTTATACGATCGTTATAGAGTACCGCTTTTCATTGTGGAAAATGGTTTGGGTGCGTATGATACGGTTGAGTCTGACGGCGCGATTCACGATCCTTATCGCATTGATTATTTGCGTAAACATATTGAGCAGATGAAAGAAGCGATTGCAGATGGCGTTGATCTAATTGGTTACACGAGTTGGGGCCCAATTGATTTGATTAGTGCGTCGACAAGTGAGATGTCCAAACGTTACGGCTTCATTTATGTGGATCAAGATGACGAAGGAAACGGGACACTTGCAAGATCACGAAAAGATTCATTTTTCTGGTATAAGAAAGTTATCGAGACGAATGGTGAAGATTTGAAATAG
- a CDS encoding ATP-binding cassette domain-containing protein, with protein MNNTKAFSIFLIKKPGIYMITGSNGGGKTTFIERELKNKQSRQKDIAYFAQKNWKYKTTVRQFLAFPEINPHLVKQYCELFSIDAHYLDKDIRALSGGEFVKVELVRTLSLDTAMIILDEPTNNLDNGSTEILSNVLSELSKTKIIFLVSHDKRLEHFSEKTILIENGQIEVSSAIELEETRLEMLTKKFVLNRKFFSYLLKSKFNILMLSFILVLTSLLTIIVSNTILYTVPMDAELESDYYFEMLDIGENYSRYFDTVMTSSEAEEKFQNLNYLSIDELRELNNKEYINQIYVVDQAYINELTLDNSKLDLLALPEIITSSPNYETSFPVSKKMLIKGRFPEDNEKEIALSFAQLEKFFDYDSNEESVIGEQVEINGVLHEIVGIVSSPVAAISYSNQMQRYGVAEVADKNVAQLTKMLATLKEQGYEDPYFAKIFIETNTKKSLELLDYLEVHGPSYQYASNYVDQAIQLSFYKEKLTSIIPISVILSVIISALILAFGQRSFNLVSGFLNDMANLNFKPRKNKRLLYFIMMIDYMISVPICLAWNQLIIGSTAGFIMMLPTMGISLVMFIVTLFLMNYRDKKNDSRNL; from the coding sequence ATGAATAATACAAAAGCATTTAGCATTTTTTTAATAAAAAAACCAGGAATCTATATGATTACTGGGAGTAACGGTGGAGGTAAAACTACATTCATTGAAAGGGAATTAAAAAATAAGCAATCCCGACAAAAAGATATTGCTTATTTTGCTCAAAAAAATTGGAAATACAAAACAACGGTACGACAATTTTTAGCGTTTCCTGAGATAAATCCGCATTTAGTAAAGCAATACTGTGAGCTTTTTTCTATTGATGCACACTATTTGGACAAAGATATTCGAGCTTTAAGTGGCGGTGAGTTTGTTAAGGTAGAATTAGTCCGTACTTTATCACTAGACACTGCCATGATTATATTAGATGAGCCAACGAATAACCTAGATAATGGTTCGACAGAGATTTTGTCTAATGTGCTAAGTGAGTTATCCAAGACGAAGATCATTTTTTTAGTTAGTCATGACAAACGATTAGAACATTTTTCTGAGAAAACAATTTTGATTGAAAATGGACAGATAGAAGTCTCGTCGGCGATTGAATTAGAAGAAACTCGGTTGGAGATGCTAACAAAGAAATTTGTATTGAACCGGAAATTTTTTTCGTACTTACTTAAATCAAAATTCAACATACTGATGCTGTCGTTTATTCTTGTGCTGACGAGTCTGTTGACAATTATCGTTTCCAACACTATTTTGTATACCGTTCCGATGGACGCAGAGCTGGAAAGTGATTATTATTTTGAAATGTTGGATATTGGAGAAAATTATTCTAGATACTTTGATACGGTAATGACAAGTAGTGAAGCAGAAGAGAAGTTTCAAAATCTAAATTATCTTTCAATAGATGAGTTAAGGGAGTTAAACAACAAAGAATATATCAATCAAATTTATGTGGTAGATCAAGCTTATATAAACGAACTGACTTTGGATAACTCGAAACTCGATTTACTAGCACTTCCAGAAATAATAACGAGTTCCCCTAATTACGAAACCTCATTTCCCGTCTCCAAAAAGATGTTAATTAAAGGACGTTTCCCTGAGGATAATGAAAAGGAAATCGCTTTATCATTTGCGCAATTAGAGAAGTTCTTCGACTACGATTCTAATGAAGAATCCGTTATAGGCGAACAGGTAGAAATAAACGGTGTTCTGCATGAGATTGTTGGGATTGTTAGTTCGCCTGTAGCCGCAATTTCTTATTCAAATCAAATGCAGCGCTATGGAGTAGCCGAAGTAGCAGATAAAAATGTAGCGCAATTAACTAAAATGTTGGCTACTCTGAAAGAACAAGGATATGAAGATCCATATTTCGCAAAAATATTTATAGAAACAAATACGAAAAAATCACTAGAACTGCTAGATTATTTAGAAGTACATGGTCCAAGTTATCAATATGCATCTAATTATGTTGATCAGGCCATTCAATTATCATTCTACAAAGAAAAATTAACATCGATAATTCCAATATCAGTGATTTTATCAGTCATAATATCAGCCTTAATTTTAGCTTTTGGGCAAAGATCTTTTAATTTGGTTAGTGGATTCTTAAATGATATGGCTAATTTGAACTTTAAGCCAAGAAAGAACAAGAGGTTACTTTACTTCATTATGATGATAGATTATATGATAAGTGTGCCTATATGTTTGGCGTGGAATCAGCTTATTATCGGTAGCACAGCTGGATTTATTATGATGCTTCCGACGATGGGGATATCCTTAGTCATGTTTATCGTGACGTTATTTTTGATGAACTATAGGGATAAAAAGAATGATTCTAGAAATTTATAA
- a CDS encoding TetR/AcrR family transcriptional regulator — protein sequence MKKQELINATIQIIQEEGVHQLTLAKIAEKVGITKPAIFYHFKNKQDLMMGLTHFTIEKYKQIVAEEYDKLPENDALRYVHAFLQGNLRQLDDPELIKVHAGAMEVLVSNKEATAVWRDVYEQELEKMTPEIGQVRADLISITLDGMWYGAMCGVWDTERAKAVITYLEKIMEQE from the coding sequence ATGAAAAAACAAGAACTAATAAACGCGACAATTCAAATAATTCAAGAAGAGGGCGTCCACCAGCTAACCTTGGCTAAAATCGCGGAAAAGGTCGGAATCACTAAACCGGCTATCTTCTATCATTTCAAAAATAAACAAGATCTAATGATGGGCTTGACTCATTTCACAATTGAAAAATATAAACAAATTGTCGCGGAAGAATATGATAAACTTCCTGAAAATGATGCTCTACGTTATGTTCACGCTTTTTTACAAGGAAATCTTCGTCAACTAGATGATCCAGAACTCATTAAGGTTCATGCTGGTGCTATGGAAGTCCTTGTCTCCAACAAAGAAGCAACGGCTGTTTGGCGGGATGTCTACGAGCAGGAATTGGAAAAAATGACACCCGAGATTGGGCAGGTACGCGCGGATTTAATTAGTATCACGCTCGACGGTATGTGGTATGGGGCGATGTGTGGTGTTTGGGATACGGAACGTGCGAAGGCTGTCATTACGTATTTGGAAAAAATCATGGAACAAGAGTAA
- a CDS encoding MarR family winged helix-turn-helix transcriptional regulator: protein MVKKEQRLGVLLWFRLSRFYNRNIKLTNQNLKKANLSMAQFDVIAQIGLEGESTQKSLADRLVVTKGNITQLLVKLESQGLICRRKQGKEKYIALTEQGKACYLENVPTQEAFQQEQFDKLTRDEQKQLLALLKKLDD, encoded by the coding sequence TTGGTGAAAAAAGAGCAACGATTAGGTGTATTACTTTGGTTTAGGCTCAGTAGATTTTACAATCGCAATATTAAATTAACCAATCAAAATCTCAAAAAGGCAAATCTCTCGATGGCGCAATTTGATGTTATTGCTCAAATCGGCTTGGAAGGTGAAAGCACGCAGAAGTCGCTAGCTGATAGGCTTGTTGTGACAAAAGGTAATATAACGCAACTGTTAGTGAAGCTAGAGTCGCAAGGTTTGATATGTAGACGTAAGCAAGGAAAGGAAAAATATATCGCGTTAACGGAGCAGGGAAAAGCCTGTTATTTAGAAAATGTTCCGACGCAAGAGGCTTTTCAGCAAGAGCAATTTGATAAGTTGACGCGTGATGAGCAGAAACAGTTACTTGCTTTATTAAAAAAATTAGATGATTAG